The nucleotide window CCCTACCCGATTCGGCGACCGGCTGGCAAACTTCGCGAAAGATTTCTGGAGGACCCAACGTGACAGATTCAAACGAAAATTCGTTTCGAGACTTGTTGGAGGTTTTCGACAACCCCAACCCGGAACGCAACTTTACCATCGAACACATTTGCCCGGAATTCACCTCGGTATGTCCGAAGACGGGCCAGCCTGATTACGGCAAAATCATCTTCACCTACATCCCGGATCAGGTGTGTGTGGAGCTGAAGAGCTTGAAGATGTATCTGCAGGCCTTTCGCAACGAAGGCATCTTCTATGAAGCGGTGACCAACCGGATCA belongs to Crateriforma spongiae and includes:
- the queF gene encoding preQ(1) synthase; amino-acid sequence: MTDSNENSFRDLLEVFDNPNPERNFTIEHICPEFTSVCPKTGQPDYGKIIFTYIPDQVCVELKSLKMYLQAFRNEGIFYEAVTNRIMDDFLAVVKPRRARVDSEWTPRGGLRSNITVEYPEP